From Cronobacter turicensis z3032, the proteins below share one genomic window:
- the mtfA gene encoding Protein mtfA gives MAGLSDEQQQKLVRLGERFLQQKRLVPLQGFELDELKSTRVALLFCLPVLELGFEWLDGFHEVLIYPAPFVVDDEWEDDIGLVHNQRVVQSGQSWQQGPIILNWLDIQDSFDASGFNLIIHEVAHKLDMRNGDRASGIPLIALREVAGWEHDLHAAMENIQDEIDLVGESAASIDAYAATDPAECFAVLSEYFFSAPELFAPRFPSLWQRFCHFYGQDPLLRLRQRETTAFPEGGQVH, from the coding sequence CTGGCGGGCCTGAGCGACGAACAGCAGCAAAAGCTGGTGCGCCTCGGCGAGCGTTTTTTACAGCAAAAACGGCTGGTCCCGTTACAGGGCTTTGAGCTGGATGAACTGAAAAGCACCCGTGTCGCCCTGCTCTTCTGTCTGCCGGTGCTGGAGCTCGGTTTCGAGTGGCTGGACGGCTTTCACGAAGTGCTGATTTACCCCGCGCCGTTCGTGGTGGATGATGAATGGGAAGATGATATCGGGCTGGTGCACAATCAGCGCGTGGTGCAGTCCGGTCAGAGCTGGCAGCAGGGGCCGATTATCCTCAACTGGCTCGATATTCAGGATTCGTTCGATGCCTCCGGTTTTAATCTCATCATTCACGAAGTGGCGCATAAGCTCGATATGCGTAACGGCGATCGTGCAAGCGGCATCCCGCTTATCGCCCTGCGCGAAGTGGCTGGCTGGGAGCATGACCTGCACGCGGCGATGGAAAATATTCAGGATGAGATAGATCTGGTGGGTGAAAGCGCCGCCAGCATCGATGCCTACGCCGCCACCGACCCGGCGGAGTGTTTCGCGGTGCTCTCCGAATATTTCTTTAGCGCGCCAGAGCTTTTCGCGCCGCGCTTCCCGTCGTTGTGGCAGCGCTTTTGTCACTTTTACGGCCAGGATCCGCTGTTGCGCCTGCGCCAGCGCGAGACCACCGCTTTTCCCGAAGGCGGTCAGGTGCATTGA
- the shiA gene encoding Shikimate transporter, giving the protein MDRTTMDSTLMTPRPNEALPPFNRARRAAWGSFAGAVVDWFDFLLYGITAALVFNTEFFPQISPAMGTLAAFATFGVGFLFRPLGGIVFGHFGDRLGRKRMLMMTVWMMGIATACIGILPSFATIGWWAPALLVTLRAIQGFAVGGEWGGAALLAVESAPAGKKAFYSSGIQVGYGVGLLLSTGLVSLISYLTTDAQFLSWGWRLPFLFSIVLVLGALWVRNGMEESAEFERAQAAKPAGAKKRLPVFEALVRHPGAFLKIIALRLCELLTMYIVTAFALSYSTQNLGLPRELFLNIGLLVGGVSCLTIPLFAWMADRYGRRRIYITGALLGALSAFPFFMALEARSIVGVVIFSLMLANIAHDMVVCVQQPMFTEMFGAGYRYSGAGVGYQVASVVGGGFTPFIAAALLTFSGGAWHTVAIYLMAGCLLSALTALFIKTPQPQ; this is encoded by the coding sequence ATGGACAGGACAACGATGGATTCCACGCTCATGACTCCCCGCCCTAATGAGGCGCTCCCTCCTTTCAACCGTGCACGCCGTGCCGCCTGGGGCAGCTTTGCCGGCGCGGTCGTAGACTGGTTTGATTTCTTACTCTATGGCATTACTGCGGCGCTGGTGTTTAACACCGAGTTTTTCCCGCAAATCTCGCCAGCGATGGGAACCCTCGCCGCCTTCGCCACCTTCGGCGTCGGCTTTCTATTCCGCCCGCTCGGCGGCATTGTCTTTGGTCACTTCGGCGACCGCCTGGGCCGCAAGCGGATGCTGATGATGACCGTCTGGATGATGGGCATCGCCACTGCCTGCATCGGCATTCTGCCGTCGTTCGCCACGATTGGCTGGTGGGCGCCTGCGCTGCTGGTGACGCTGCGCGCCATCCAGGGGTTCGCCGTAGGCGGCGAATGGGGCGGCGCGGCGCTACTTGCCGTAGAAAGCGCGCCCGCTGGCAAAAAAGCGTTTTACAGTAGCGGCATTCAGGTGGGATATGGCGTCGGGCTGCTGCTTTCCACTGGTCTGGTGTCGCTTATCAGCTATCTGACGACCGATGCGCAGTTCCTGAGCTGGGGCTGGCGCCTGCCATTCCTGTTCAGCATTGTGCTGGTGCTGGGCGCGCTGTGGGTGCGTAACGGCATGGAAGAGTCCGCCGAATTCGAGCGGGCGCAGGCAGCAAAGCCTGCCGGGGCGAAAAAGCGGCTACCGGTCTTTGAGGCGCTGGTGCGTCACCCCGGCGCATTCCTGAAAATTATCGCCCTGCGCCTGTGCGAACTGCTGACCATGTATATCGTCACCGCGTTTGCGCTTAGCTACTCGACGCAGAATCTGGGCCTGCCGCGCGAGCTGTTTCTCAATATCGGCCTGCTGGTGGGCGGCGTGAGCTGTCTGACCATTCCGCTGTTCGCCTGGATGGCCGATCGTTACGGACGTCGACGCATTTACATTACCGGCGCGCTGCTCGGCGCGCTGAGCGCCTTCCCCTTCTTTATGGCGCTGGAAGCTCGCTCGATTGTCGGCGTAGTGATTTTCTCGCTGATGCTCGCGAATATTGCGCACGATATGGTGGTCTGCGTGCAGCAGCCGATGTTTACCGAAATGTTCGGCGCGGGGTACCGCTACAGCGGCGCGGGCGTCGGGTATCAGGTGGCAAGCGTCGTAGGCGGCGGCTTTACGCCGTTTATCGCCGCCGCCCTGCTGACCTTCTCCGGCGGCGCATGGCATACCGTGGCGATTTACCTGATGGCGGGTTGTCTGCTGTCGGCGCTTACCGCGCTCTTTATTAAAACGCCGCAACCGCAGTAA